ATCTGCCTTGCCCAAAAATCCAGTCAGGGGACTGAACAGGCCGATGCCAATGAGCTCAAGGTCACTGTATGCAACGGCATCAAGCGGGATTGTTTTATTAATGGCTGTTACATCATAATTCGGTTCATAGGCAGAGACTAAAACTCCGCCATGCGGTTTTGGTAGTGACATGTCTATCATCCCTCTTTCATTTAGTTCTGCTTCGAGAGCATTACCTCTCTTGATTCATCAGGTTTCTTCTTCATCAAATACTTCACGCCAAAAACGGAAATCAATAAGCCAGCCATCACAACAATCGGATATATATTGTGCTCAATCAGCAATTGGATCAAAGTAAAGCAAAGCACCATCGAAAGCACCGGAGATACAATCCAGACAGCGAGCAGTCTTATAACGATGTCCTTCTTTAAAACGGACATCCCCTGCTTGGCGAATCCAATGCCAATAATCGATGATGTCGTAATCTGCACCAACGGGACAGGAATGCCGAAGATGGAGGCCGCCATCACGAGTCCTGCTCCAGTTCCAGAGATGATGCAGCCCTCCTCTATCCTCAATTCCGTAATTTTCTTCCCATTCGTTTCAAGAACCCCCCTGCCAAGCAGGAGGGCACCAATGGCGACAAATAAACCTCCCCAGAAAATACCTGACTGAGTAGTAAGGATATCTGCCCCAACGAGGGGACCGACTGCATTGGCCACATTATTCATTCCGGCAGAAAAGGCTTCAAATATCCCCATGATGACCACTAATACGGCTAGGACTGGTTTCGCCTTTTTTGAACGGACCCAATTCTTCACAGCAGGCCATTTCAGGAACTTTCCTGCCAAGACAGCAACGGCAAAGGCCACTAGAGGCGTTAAAATCCAAAACATGAATATCCAAGCAAATTGCGCCACATATAGACTTTGATAGACAATGCCCGCTCCCACGATGGACCCCACTGTCACTTCACTCGTTGAGAGGGGAATTGCCAAAATATTAGCAAGGAACAGAGACAGGGCTGCCGATGCAAGCACAATCAGCGCAATTGAGATGGTGAACGTTTCTTTCGGGACAATGCCATTACCGAGCGTTTTGACTACCTCTCCCCCGCCAAGCCAAGCCCCAAGAAAAACGGCAATTCCGCATAAGCTTAAGGCAATGATGGGTTTCTTGATGACGCCCGATCCATATGAAATGCCCATTGATGCCGCGGCCCCGCTCGCACCGATATTCATTGCAAAGAACAATCCAACTGCCACGGCTATAATCATCAGCATTTTTTAGTCCTCCTTCACTCTGTATGCAACCCGCATTCCGTTTTGCCTGTTCCGCTCCAGCGGCCCGCACGGCTATCAGCACCAACAGCTACAGCTTGTGTGCATGGGAAGCAGCCGATACTTGGATACCCCTGATCATGCAGGCTGTTATATGGGAGATTCCGCTCATGGATATAGTTCCATACTTCATCCCATGTCCAGTGGATTAACGGACAAATCTTAATGTTGTTGAACTTCCTATCCTCATTAAAGAAATCCGTATTGGCCCTTGAGAGCGATTGGTCTCTCCTTAAGCCAGAAATCCACGCATCCATTGGCGTTAAGGCTTCCCTTAAAGGAATGACCTTTCGAATCTCACAGCATTTATTCGGATCCCTTTTCCAAAGAGCTGACCCGTATTGCTCCCGCTGCTCATCCAGTGTCAGATCAGGAAGCTTCCTCTCAATCTTCAAATCTTTATATCTCGCTTCAATCCTATCGATGACCTCATACGTTTCCGGAAAATGAAGGCCCGTATCTAAAAAGACAATGGAAGCATCCGGCTTCACCTGGCTAATCAAATCAATTAACACAATCGCCTCCGCCCCAAAGCTTGAAGCGTAAATGATTTTCTCTTCATGAAAATGCTTAAACGACCACTCAAGAACCACCTTTGCCCCTTTTGTTTCATCATGTATATTGAATGACTCCGACTTCTCGTGCCATTGATTGGTTTTCTCCATGAAGCCTATAGCCCCTTTCTGCTAAGCTCTCCCTCTGACTACGCAAAAGAGGCAGTCTTCCCCTGTATATAACAAGAAAAGACTGCCTCTAGTTTGTCTAGTCAGCAAGCTCCTATTTAGGTTTATTAATTGATGTTGGTTGAAGGCGAACCTTCTCATTCTTTTCTATTTGAATAACCTTTCCATCTTGAACCACCAATGTGATTGACCCAAATTTAATCGTAGTCAGCATTTGCTCCAAATGAGTCATTACCTCCTGAAGATCAGACGGTTTCAGACGGTTCGCCTCCCCTCATGTTTTCCCTCTCAAAGCCATACAGATACCATATAGAAGTTATTGGAATTAATCCTACCATACCCATATGATTTGTCAATATTAATTCTAGAATTTTTTGAAAATGGGCAGTGAATCCTATATTTTCATACAAAACTTTTAATTTCTTTTCAACAGCTATTATAGTAAAATTGATAAGCGTGATTTTTATCAAAGAGGGTGACAAACATGGATTCACAGCAATATTCGAATTTGAAAATGGGTGAAAAAGGAGCCATCTTGAGCATTGTCACCTATTTGTTCCTTTCAGGAATGAAGCTATTAATAGGAATTTTGACTGGTTCAGAGGCGCTATACGCCGATGGTCTTAACAATTCGACCGATATTATTGCTTCCATCGCTGTTCTAATCGGCTTAAAGC
The sequence above is drawn from the Pradoshia eiseniae genome and encodes:
- a CDS encoding YezD family protein, with translation MTHLEQMLTTIKFGSITLVVQDGKVIQIEKNEKVRLQPTSINKPK
- a CDS encoding inorganic phosphate transporter, with the translated sequence MLMIIAVAVGLFFAMNIGASGAAASMGISYGSGVIKKPIIALSLCGIAVFLGAWLGGGEVVKTLGNGIVPKETFTISIALIVLASAALSLFLANILAIPLSTSEVTVGSIVGAGIVYQSLYVAQFAWIFMFWILTPLVAFAVAVLAGKFLKWPAVKNWVRSKKAKPVLAVLVVIMGIFEAFSAGMNNVANAVGPLVGADILTTQSGIFWGGLFVAIGALLLGRGVLETNGKKITELRIEEGCIISGTGAGLVMAASIFGIPVPLVQITTSSIIGIGFAKQGMSVLKKDIVIRLLAVWIVSPVLSMVLCFTLIQLLIEHNIYPIVVMAGLLISVFGVKYLMKKKPDESREVMLSKQN
- a CDS encoding phosphoadenylyl-sulfate reductase, whose amino-acid sequence is MEKTNQWHEKSESFNIHDETKGAKVVLEWSFKHFHEEKIIYASSFGAEAIVLIDLISQVKPDASIVFLDTGLHFPETYEVIDRIEARYKDLKIERKLPDLTLDEQREQYGSALWKRDPNKCCEIRKVIPLREALTPMDAWISGLRRDQSLSRANTDFFNEDRKFNNIKICPLIHWTWDEVWNYIHERNLPYNSLHDQGYPSIGCFPCTQAVAVGADSRAGRWSGTGKTECGLHTE